GGAGCAAGAAGTCGTCATGCTCAAGGGCCGCCTGGAGGAACAAGGCCAAGACTTGGATGCCGCACGAGCTGCCAACCGCGAGCTGATGAGCCGCCTGAACCGGAACGGCTGACGCCAAACGCGACTGCCATGCAGGCGATCGGGATCTTGAAGTTGGGCGGTTTTACCTGATCAGGACATGAGTGAGCCCCTGGGGCAGGGCGCCCCAGGGGCCACTTGCTAGTCTTGATCAGTCGTCTGCGGCACAGACGACTGGCATCAAACCAGCTATGTCTATCAACCCAAGAGAAGACTAGCCGGCGTTTACACGGCTCGTCAACTCGGTGGCCACGGATCACATCACCCTGTGGCTGCCGGGTGCGACCGGCGGTTCGAGGGACCCTCCCTTGGGCTTTGGTGCCATGAGCTGCCGAGAAGCGAGCAGTGAAAACCCGTGCAGGGCAAGGAGTTCTGTTCAGCGTGCCACGACAACACCTCCAGCAGACCTGAAGGCGACGTGTGGGTCTGCGCCGAATGCGGTCGACACCGGGCCAGGCGGCACCGTCGTATCCGGCGCACCCCTCGGTGATCGGAATGATGGGTTCCGCAGCGCATTGCGCTGCGGAACCCATCAAGTCCACAACCTGGCCCGACCCTTTCGACAGCGGCAGTCGGCGCCGGTGGACGGGTGGGCCGACCTAGCCGTCCAGCCCGAGCCCAGGGATCTCTTCCTCGGTGGGCGGCCACCCAGGTACCGGCAACCGTCGGCTGAGTGCCGCGATCACCCAGTCGTTGTCGCGGAGCTTCACGATGAACGAGTGGCCCGCCATAGGCGGACCGCCAGCTTCGACGTACCCGACGTGCTGCGACTCGACGAGAACCACGAGTTCCATGTCGACTCCGACCAGGGTCGGTGCACCGAAGACTCCGAAGTCGCCAGCGAGCATGTCGTACACACGACGCCAGTGAGCGATGTACCAGTCCAGCATGGACTCGGCGTCGGAGCTGTCGGGGTTCGCCTCGGCCAGGGTGGCGGCGCGGCGGTCGTCTACTCGCCCGGCCGTATTGAGTACCCATGCTTGTGCAAGTGCCAGACGAAGTGGTCCGTCGAGAACAGCCCACAGGTGCCAGCCGGGTTCATCACCGTGGAGTTCGGCCGCCCAGTCCAGCACTGTGGCGAGACCGCCCGGCAATGACGACGGGTCGATATCTGCCATGGGGCTTCGCTCCTTTTATTGAAAATGCAATTCGACGACACGAGAGAGTCCCGCCTCGCAAGGTCGCATGTACGCCTGGTTACTGCGCATAAGACTCAAATGGGCAGGTTGAATCTAGATAACCTGTAAGCGGTCCTGTTGCGAAATCGATCATTGGCAGATCACTGCCTATTGATGCTGCGAACAGAAGCCACCGGCGACTTTCGTGGACCGTCGACCTTGTCGGAGGGGGTTGGTGCAATGGACCGGAGTACAGTTGGGTGAATTGCCAGGGTGTCCGCTGCGGGACGATATGGGCGTGCACCAAAACGACGACTGAGCAACGTCCACAGCAGTAGAGGCGCCTCCTGGCCTACTGTGACCGGTTCTTTTTTGCGCCACCCTTTGGCTGAGAGTTGAACGAACAGTGAGCGTCGACGCGTCTCCCCGATCGTTTCAAGCGCAAAGCCGCGCATGATCAACGCCTGTATTGAAACACCCCATGTAGCTTTAAGGCGCGCGTAGTCACTGAGCGAGTTCTTCTCTGTGATGCTTTCCAACACTCGTTGCCGTGGTACCAGCAGCGCGCCTGCAAAGCGGTTGGCCTCGCCCTCCGGGTCCGCCGCGCGAGGACGGAACGTGTGCAGCACGAGGTGGCCGACTTCGTGGGCGAGCGTGAACCGCTCTCGGTCGCCTTGACTTCCCGGGAAACAGCCGATCAGAGCTGGCGCGCCGAGCCCACCCCAATAGGAGACACCGAAGTGTCCACCAGTGGCTGGCGGGTCGTCGGGGTCATCGGTGAGGACAATGGGAGCCACGCCGACCCCGGCTCTCTCCAGCGCCCTGGTCAGGTGAGGAATCGGTTTATCCGGTGCCAGCCGCAGGGTCTCACGGGTCTGCTCGGCAAGTTCTTCGATGTCCTCTTGAGAGAGAGTATCGCTAGTTGCGTACGGCAGTGGGGGTGTGGGGTACCCGGCATCGCCGAGCAGGTCTTCGGTTACCCGGAAACCTTCGCCGTAAAAAGCGTGCACGCGTCGAGTGACTACCTTGCTCGCCGAAGAACTCTTGCGGAAGCGCAGTGAATCCAGCGGTACCGTGGAGGGCTGCACGTGGAAAAAGCGTTGCGGCGTGTCCGTGGCCTTGGAGATGGCCTCAAGTGCGGCTTCGGTTGGTTCACGTGAGCCGGTTTCCACCTCCGAAATCCACGACTGCTGCACGCCCGACACTTCGGCGAGCTGCTTTTGGGTGAAGCCGAGCAGATCCCTCAGGGTCCGCAGACGTTCACCCGGTGAAGCCGCCAGCATCGGTGTCGCCTTCCTCGTCGCGGGGCAGTGCGAGCCCCAGATCGTCATCCGTAGGTTCGAAAGCCAGGTCGGCCAACTCCGCCGCGGTCGGAGGCAGAGGGAAGTCCAAGTCGGTCTCCGCGTGCGAACCCAACTTCCACTCGCCGATCGGCCTGACGACACGGAACCCGGCTGCCGCCGTGGAAGGGTCGATGCGCCACAGGACGAGCAACTTGTCGCGTGCCTCGCCGAACAGGGGGATCATGCCGTCCAGACGCGGCTGCCGGTAGTAGGCGCGACGCGCCTTGTTGCTGCCCGGCGGTGGGACGTCGCTGTCGTTGAGCGCGTGCAGGATGCGGATGCGGTACGACCCGTCGGTCATCCACAAGGCGCCGTTCTGCGCGTGGTTCCCCGACAGAGTCCAATCGCCCAGCTCGCCGTCCATCGTGGACAGGATGTGGTGGGCGTAGGCGCGGATGGTGTGGGTCGCGTGCCAGCGGTAGCTCCCGCCCCCTAGTTCGGGCAGGCGTTCCCGTCGAAGCTGCTCGGCGGAAGCGAACACGTCGTGCAGCGGCTCGCACAGGTCCAGCAGAGCGGTACGGACACGCTCGACGTGGTCGTTAACCATGGCAGCGATATTATCACGAGCAAAGTTAAGGACGCGAGGGGATCATGGTGCCTCTGCGCGAGGGAGCTTGCGCAGAGGCACCCGAAGCACCTCAGCGTTCACGGCCGAGGAGGATGTGGGGGTAGCCGCGGTTGACGCGGTCGCCCAGCTCGATGCCAAGGCCGGCGATGAACTTGTCGAGCCGGGCGTGAGCTTCCTCGATCGTCTCGGCCTCGCCCTTGAACTCGAACTCGACGAAGTCGCCTGCGTCGGCAACGCGGTCGAGCGCGATCTCGACCTCGTCCAGGCGCCAGGTGGTGCGGGTCTTGTCGACGGTCACCATAGGTTGGAACCCCAGGGCCTCGAACGCGTGGCGCAGCGCCTCGATGTCACAGACCGTGGTCTCGTACTCCGTGGCGTGGGCGGTGCCTTCTCCGGGCTTGTGCCACTGCTTGTAGTTGAACGAGGAGCCGCGCTGCTCGATGCGGAAACGTACCCACTCGGTGATCGTGTCCGTGGCAAGGAAGTCCTTGGCCGGGTGGTTGTAGTAGGCGTCGATCTGCCGGGACGGTTCGCTGGCGCTGGCGCCCAGTTCGGCGAGGCGGGCGGTGAGGGCGTCGGCGTCGGGCAAGGCGTACTTCTGCTCGACCTCGGTGTACCGCACTAGTGGTGTCCTTCCTGGGTGTGGGGGTGCAGTGCCGCGCGGATCTGGGCGACCTCGTCGTCGGTGAGTGGGTCGCCGAGGCACGTGACGTCGGTGTGGATCTGTTCAGGGTCTCGGAACCCGACGAGCACGATCGAGTCGAGGGCGTGGTGCAGTGCGTAGCGCAGCGCCACGCGGACCAGCTCAGCGGTGCTGGTGTCGTAGAGGGCGTGCAGCGGCGCGAGTCTGTTGACCAGCCGGCGTAGCGCTTCGGGGGCGAAGCGGGGGTCGTTGTGGCGGTGGTCGGTATCGCTGAAGTGGCGTGGGGCGCGGTGGTCGTGAGCGCTGATGAGCAATCCTTGGCCGAGTGCCTGCTTGATCAGCACGCCGACCCTATGGCGGCGGGCGAAGGCGAAGATGTCGGTCTCGTCGGGGCCGTAGAGCGGGCTGAGCAGGTTGTAGCGGGCGGTGAGGACGTCGGGGCGGATGGTGTGGAACAGCCGCAGGAACCGGCCGGTGTCGGCGGCTTCGGGCCGGTTCTGGTCGGTCCACTGTTCGGCGAAGGTGTGCGGGGCGCGCATCCCGACCGCGTGGATCAGGCCCTGCTCGCGCCACTTGCCCATCAGCTCGACCACGCCGGTCAGGTAGTGGTCGTGTTCGCCGAAGTCAGTGCTGTGCAGGAAGTAGACGTCGAGGTGGTCGGTGCCGAGGTTGTCCAGGGTGGTGGCGAGCTGGTGGCGCATCTGCCGCGGGTGGTACGGGTGGGGGGCGGTGCCGGCGAAGTAACCGACCTTGCTGGAGAGCACCAGCTCGGCGCGGTCCACGTCGCGCAGCAGGCGTCCGAGCAGGCGTTCGGAGCGGCCCAGGCCGTAGACGTCGGCGGTGTCGAACAGGGTGATGCCCAGTTCGTGGGCGTGGAAGACCCTCGCCGGCTGGACCGCCCACGACCTCGGCCTAACCGCCGAAGCCCGCCGCTACCTCACCCAGGCCGTCGCCGACACCCAGGCCGCCGACAATCCCGCCCACTCCGCGATCGTGCTCTACCACCTCGGGCGCGTCCCCCTCGACCGCGGTGACGGGCAGGAAGCGCTCAAGGTCTTCCAGCTCGGCCAGATCGCCGCCCAGGACGCCCACTCCCCGGCCGCCGTCGCCTTGCTGCATACCCACGAAGCCCTCGCCTACGCCCAGATCGGCGACGCCCGCCGGGCCGTCACCTCCCTGCGCCGCGCCGAGGACGAGTACGCCCACGCCGATGACGGCGACGACTGGCCCGAGTTCCTGAAGTTCTTCGACCTCAGCGCCTTGCAGACCAGCGCCGCCCGAGTGCACAACCAGCTCGGCCTCACCAACGCCAAGCATCGCGACGAAGCCACGGTACGCCTCAGCGCCGCACTCGACGAGGTGCCCGCCGACCGCGTCCGGCAACGCGCCTTCAACCTCGCTTGGCTGGCGACCTGCAACCTCGCCGACGGGAACCTGGCTGGCGGCGCCGAGATCGGCAGCCAGGCCCTCGACGCCGTCCGGGAGGTCAAGTCCGTCCGACTGCTCGACGCCCTCGAACCCCTCCAGACTGAGGCCGAACGCCACCAGCGCCACAGCGACGTTCGTCAACTCGCCCACGACATCCGCCAACTCCGCGCCGCGTAAACTCCATAGCTGCAAGCCCCTGAGCTGCGGATACTCAAGATCAGGGGGTGCTCGCGTGATATGATCACGTCTGCAAATAGATCTCGCCCGACCGAGTTACCTCTCACGCTTGACAACAACCGCGAATCGATCCATTCGCACTGGTAGGCGAGGGGCGAGGAGGTCGATTCCGCTTCCTCGTTACCTGGTTTTGACAGGTGCGGATGCTCGGATCAGGGACTACGTTGACGTGGCCGATGCCGCATCGTTCACCCGAAAGGGTGTGCATCGGCCCCAAAGACGCCAAAGGCCGGAGAGGATGCTCAGCAGGGGCGCAATCCCTGCTGACTCTCCGGCCTTGGCAGGGATCACCTCCTGCGCGCCCGATCTGCGGCGAGGATGAGCCCGACCCCGAGGAGCCCGGTGGTCATCGTCACTGCCGGGCTCCAACGGGCAACACCAGCGACGACGATCGTCACGGCTTCACACGCGGAGCCCGTGCACAGCAACACCCACGGGTCCCAGGACCGGCGCCACCACGGTGACCCCTCGTCCTCCGGCTTCTTTCTGTTCTCTTTCCTCTTCTCGTCCAATCAGGCGGTGCTCCTGACCTGCCCGGAGGTGTACGCATGTCGCGCACCTTTGTGGCCTCCGGCACGAGCGTGGCCAGCCACGGCTGGCGGGGTCAGGAACCCGATCGGAGGAGATCAACCGGACTTCGTGGCGCCACCCTAGCGCCATCATCACGACGACGAACCCACGTGATTCCATGCCGCATGGGTGTGTGCAGGTCACGTGCAACTGGGCCAGGAAAAAATCACTGACCTGGGACGTTCGCCCCCATGGCCACGGATCAGCGTCACTGCCTATGACTCGGGACGGCTAACCCTGGTCCTCCGTATCCGTCTCGGCCTGCCCCTCTTCTGCGGGAAGCATGCCGAGTTGGTCGGCAAGCTGAAGCAGTTCGCGGGTCTCGGCCTCGTAACCGGGCTTGCCAAGGTTGGCGAACGGATCGCTTCCTGCACCGGGCAGGTGAAGCCGGTACCCGTCGTTGTTCCACTTGGTCCCGGCACGGCCGCGGCGCATCCCGTCCAACACCTGTTCGGAGAAGTCGGACGAGTCGCCGAGGGACGAGTTGCCGAGCGCGGCGCGCATCTGCTCGATGCTTTCCTCGGATGCCGGCGGCACGTCACGGGCCATCTCCGCTTGCTGCTTGGCCTCGATGTGCTCACCCAGTCGGATCTGCCACCCGATCTGGTGAACGTGGCTGATCACCTCGCGCAGCGACGCCTCGTCCGACGCATCCGCCGGGGTGAGCACGCCGTCCTGCTCGGTGACGTCGACGTAGAAACCGCGCTGCTTGAGCACGTTGTGTCGACATGTCCAGTCCTCGATGTCGCCCAGCCAGTCGCTGTTCGCCTCCGGGTCTGAGGGCTCCGTGCCGAACCAGTACTGCTCCTGCACGAGGAAGTCGTGGACCAACTTGAGCTTGGCCTGGTGGTCGGCCCACAGCTTCCTCAACGCCGTGTTGACGAAGGGCTCGCCTTCGGGTGCGTAGGCGATCTCGACGCGTCGCCGGTGGATGGCGATGGCCTTGCCGGACTCCTCCATGCCGAGGATGGCCAGGGACCGCGCCAAGCCGACGTGGCCTAGGTCCAAGACTGCGACCGCCGACATGAGCAGTCGGTCCGCGTTCGCCAGCAGCTCGTCTTGCAGTCGCACCACCTGGGCGGGTGTCAACGGCGGCAGCGTGTTCTTCCCGGGCATGGCCACAGTGTGTACGACAGCACTGACCATCTCGCCCGCGCCGATGAGGCATCAGTGGGGTTCTGCATGCAGTCCTGGTGGATCTTGCCGAGGTGGCTGCCAGGAGTTGTAGCCCAGCCTAGAGGAGTCGGAGTCGTTACCATTACGCGATCTGACCATGCTGTGACCAGGCGTAACAGGCACCCCCTTGATCTCGATGGATCAACAGGACGTGAAGGAGTGGCGTGTCGATCCATCCCTTTCTGGACGATCAAGAGCACCTCCCACCGGGAAGGTTCCGTCTCTCGTGGGAAGAGGCGGAGGAGCTGCTGGTCGACGACCCTCTGTTTGCCGGCTCGCAGACTCGACCCGAGTTGTGGCGTGGTCTCACCAGGTACATCGCCCGGTTCTTCGAGCTGCAAGAGCAGTACGAGAGCCTGCTGGACGGTCGGCAGC
This portion of the Saccharothrix syringae genome encodes:
- a CDS encoding XRE family transcriptional regulator; the encoded protein is MLAASPGERLRTLRDLLGFTQKQLAEVSGVQQSWISEVETGSREPTEAALEAISKATDTPQRFFHVQPSTVPLDSLRFRKSSSASKVVTRRVHAFYGEGFRVTEDLLGDAGYPTPPLPYATSDTLSQEDIEELAEQTRETLRLAPDKPIPHLTRALERAGVGVAPIVLTDDPDDPPATGGHFGVSYWGGLGAPALIGCFPGSQGDRERFTLAHEVGHLVLHTFRPRAADPEGEANRFAGALLVPRQRVLESITEKNSLSDYARLKATWGVSIQALIMRGFALETIGETRRRSLFVQLSAKGWRKKEPVTVGQEAPLLLWTLLSRRFGARPYRPAADTLAIHPTVLRSIAPTPSDKVDGPRKSPVASVRSINRQ
- the cyaB gene encoding class IV adenylate cyclase, encoding MRYTEVEQKYALPDADALTARLAELGASASEPSRQIDAYYNHPAKDFLATDTITEWVRFRIEQRGSSFNYKQWHKPGEGTAHATEYETTVCDIEALRHAFEALGFQPMVTVDKTRTTWRLDEVEIALDRVADAGDFVEFEFKGEAETIEEAHARLDKFIAGLGIELGDRVNRGYPHILLGRER
- a CDS encoding aldo/keto reductase, whose amino-acid sequence is MGITLFDTADVYGLGRSERLLGRLLRDVDRAELVLSSKVGYFAGTAPHPYHPRQMRHQLATTLDNLGTDHLDVYFLHSTDFGEHDHYLTGVVELMGKWREQGLIHAVGMRAPHTFAEQWTDQNRPEAADTGRFLRLFHTIRPDVLTARYNLLSPLYGPDETDIFAFARRHRVGVLIKQALGQGLLISAHDHRAPRHFSDTDHRHNDPRFAPEALRRLVNRLAPLHALYDTSTAELVRVALRYALHHALDSIVLVGFRDPEQIHTDVTCLGDPLTDDEVAQIRAALHPHTQEGHH
- a CDS encoding AbiV family abortive infection protein, translated to MPGKNTLPPLTPAQVVRLQDELLANADRLLMSAVAVLDLGHVGLARSLAILGMEESGKAIAIHRRRVEIAYAPEGEPFVNTALRKLWADHQAKLKLVHDFLVQEQYWFGTEPSDPEANSDWLGDIEDWTCRHNVLKQRGFYVDVTEQDGVLTPADASDEASLREVISHVHQIGWQIRLGEHIEAKQQAEMARDVPPASEESIEQMRAALGNSSLGDSSDFSEQVLDGMRRGRAGTKWNNDGYRLHLPGAGSDPFANLGKPGYEAETRELLQLADQLGMLPAEEGQAETDTEDQG